The genomic interval CGGGCAGCTGCGTCGTCAGGAGGCTCAAGGGGCCCGAGGGCCCGCCGCCTTGGCCCGCCGCCTTGGCCCGCCTCTCCTCGGCCATGGCGCGCGAGGGGTTCCCCCGAGCATGTGCAGAGCCTCTCTTCCCTGCTACGCATGCGCGCggccctccagagagagagagagagagagagagagagagagggcggtCCTAGAGCGGAGGCGCTGCGCAGGACTTCCGGTCCCGGCGGCCGGGGAACAAGGGGGCCAtttctgcgcctgcgcagaggTCCGGCCGGGAGAGGCGGGTCTCCCTCTCTCGCCCCCAGAGAGAGCGGGAAGGAGAGGGGCTCGGGGCCCTGGCGGCGCCCCCCAGAAAGAGGTAGCCCCGCCGCATTGGGCTCCGCTGGGCTGGGAAGCGGGGGAGGCCTGGCTGGGGCCCCCGAAGCCCCTGGCTCTCCGGGCATTCGCCCTCCCTGGGCCTCTGGGGCCCCTCCTCCGCCTGGCCTTGGAATAGGGCTCTTCAAGCCTGGCCTCGCTCTCGCTAAGTGCAGAGAGAAGAAGGGACCCCGGAGATGGACTGCGGCGGAAGGCCAAAGGGATAATGGCAGTCTTAGAGCAAGGGCCCTGATCCCCTTCTGCCACGCATCCCCATTGGCCTCCCTTTgaagacctccgaggaaggagtgggttccaccctcgaacagccctgactcctaatgttgagctgcagTCTCTTTTGCATCCAtggctccattgggtcctgttctctggagcagcagaaaacaagcttgctccctcctcaagatggcctcccttcaaatacttaaacagggctctcctatCTCCTCCAACAGCGGGGTCCCTAGTGATGTCTTCTTCTATCGGCTGGTTCAAAGGGCATCGCACAAAACAGATGCCTTAAAGCacatttccttccctcttctcccaTTTCCTCATTCTCTCGCACACAGAGCCCTGGCCCCAGAAGGCCACtttctgcatccacagtgcagccATTAATATAAACCTATAGCAGGAACGTTAATCTTGAAAACCCATCCATCTCAACCTGTCTTTCTCTTCCAGGGCCCACGTTGCGCTCCAGTCCGTTGGTTTCAGCCAAGGGTCCAGCCTGCTTCTGCCGCGGATGTGATGGCCCTCGGCCCCCCTCCCTCCGAGGCAGCCCCCCTCCTTGCCTCGCTACGGCcatcgccgccgccgccgctgatCCCCGGCTCCCCTTACGCGGTGCTGGTGCTGCAGGAGGGCTACTCGGAGGAGCTGCCGGACGGATCCACCCGGGCAGACGGGACCGTGACTCTTGTCCTGGGGCCACACCTGACCCTGGTGGACACAGGGGGCCCGTGGGGCCGGGAGCGGCTGCTGGCGGGGCTGGCGGAGAGGGGCGTCTCCCCTGGGGACATCCGGCACCTGGTCTGCACTCACGGCCACTCGGACCACGCAGGCAACCTCAATCTCTTTCCCCAGGCGGAGCTGATTGTGGGGACGGATGTCTGCCTCCCAGACGGGTGCTACCTGCCCACGGGGCTGCGCCAGGGGGACCCCTACCCTCTCCATGCGGGGCTCCTGGAGGTCCTGCCCACCCCAGGCCACACGCAGGCTGACGTCAGCCTGCTGGTCAGGGGCACGGCCCTGGGGGACATCCTAGTGGCCGGGGACCTTTTCGAGTGTCAGGGGGACGAGGGGCTCTGGCAGGCCCTCAGCGAAGACCCTGCGCGCCAGGCACAGAGCCGGACCCAGGCTCTTGCCATCGCCAACATCATTGTGCCTGGGCATGGGCCACCCTTCTGGGTCTCCAGGAaggagccaggcagaggaggcatGGCAGGGGACCCTTCCAGATGACTCATTTTGAGGTCTCCATGAGGAGAAAGAAGCCGCCCTGGacttcttcttgttcctgtgCGTTCCCATTGAAGTAAGAGTCCCAATTAAAAATGGTATGGAGCAAAGAGAACAGCGAATTGTTTTGGAGATCCAGGTACAGAAATAAGGAAGGCTGTGTTCTGCAGAAAAGGGCAGCTCAGATGGGGAAGAGATTGGCAGCCACTGGAGGCTCTGCACCCAGGAGGCTGCAGCTCAAATGGAGCCCACAGGGACCAGGGAGGGGGAGACCCTTTCTAGTGGCCAGGAAatgactccctccctcccaggggTTGGCTGGGATCCCCCTTTCTGATCCAGCTCTGGGCAGCATTTTGTGGGGGCCTTGGTGGATCTTTTAGCCCTCTCAGGTTTTGGAAGCTGGCCCCAGCAGAATGAACCCacccctttattattattattatattattattattattattaacctttatttatgaagcgctgtaaatttacacagcgctgtacatgcaatctttttagttagacggttccctgccctcgggcttacaatctaaaaagacatgacacagaaggagaaggagaagacatgacacagaaggagtcCCATGGAGGGGTGTTCTTTGCCCCCGTGGCTAAAGTGTGCAACACACACGCTCCTGATACCCAGCCGCTCCTTGCCCCTGCAGCCATTATCGGTTCAGCTGAATTGCCCATTGGCACGGGCAAAGGTGGCATTTATGAGGCTCAGGAGAGTGATGGTGTCACTTTGATGGGTGGGAAAGGGCCCCCTCCCCCTCTGTGGCTTCCTCTCCCGCGTCACATGCACACCCTCCCCGCCAGGCTTTGCCCATAAATTGGCTCTGGCTCCACGGAAGCGCAGTCCCTTCCGTCGCTGCTGCCGCACCATGTGCACAGGGGCCTGCTCCAGGGTGGTGGGGGCCGCGCTGTGGCCTTTTGCCCTGCTGGCCATTGTGGCCAATGTGCTCCTGGCCTTCCCGGACTGGAAGACTGAGTACGTCCATGACTTTGGCCAGCACCTGACTCCTGAGGTCCTCTACCTGGGGGGCCTGGTTGGAGGGGGTGTCATGGTAAGGAGTCCATGTCTTGCACAGCTGCTGGATCCGGTGGGGGGATTCAGCCTCTCCTGGCTGCAACCACTGGCACTCGATGCCTTTaggtggggaaaaggaggatgaggaCTGGCATTGGCCTCACTGTTGAGGCAGTCGGAAGGATCTGCACCCTTTTCTTCTAAGGCCTGGCTGGAGGAGCGTTCCCATCTGCCTTTACAAGAGCTCTGTGAGGTGGGCCACTCACACACTCCTCACAGAGAGGAAGAACTGGGCAATGGTCATGGTAGGCCTGGGATATGCCATGGGGTGGGGTGAGCATGGAGAACCCTTCCAGTGTGGACTAATGGGTCCTCTGTCCCCCCAGGTGCTGATCCCAGCCATCCACATCCAGGCCACCGGGAGCCATGGATGTTGTGGAAACCGCTGTGGGGTGAGCTTGGGCTGCCTTGGAGAACTGACATATCTACTATTATTCACCTGgccggggggggggcagtgggagGAAGTGTGTCACCAGTGTCAAAGTCCCGACTTTCAAGGGGCCCAAGCCTTCTCTGTCCCTCTTGCTCCAGTGGTGCTGCCAGGAGGACATAGCGCTGGCAGGGGGAAGAGCTGAAGGTGCCCCCAGTTCCCTTGGGGTGTGATCTGGCCACATCCCCTTCCTCACCCTTGTTCCTTCCTGCCTGCTTCCAGATGTTTCTCTCAGTGCTTTTGGCTGCTGTGGGGGCTGTGGGGGCCACTTACGCCATCGTTGTCTCCATGCTGGGCCTGGCCCATGGCCCCCCGCTGCCAGTATCTGCAAAATGGGACCCACTTGGATTGGGGCCGCCCCTTTGAGCACAGCGAGGAGCCTTTGAGGTGAGCAAGGCATCTGCCTGGGTTGGTTGGGCAGAAGAGGACCTTGCTGGGTTCTTGTGGGGGGTGGGTCACTGTTAGGCCTGTTTTGAGTTGTGCGGAGCAACAAGTGGGGGGCAACCTCTGCAAGGAGTTCTGGGGCACTGCCACGTGGGGAGCTTGGTGTGGGTTTGTTGGAGTCACCCATTTCAGAATCAGTTTTCTATTCTCAACAAATGAAGAGTGTACagagaatgaattttaaaaaaacacaatgagAAGGAAATTACAAGCCACGGCTGACAAGTGTGTTCAGATCTTCAGACCCCCTTCTCCCAATTAAGGGGTCAGTTTGGGAAGCCTGAGCGGGTGGCTTCTGTGGCCCTCAGAGCCACGCTTCAGGGCTCCACAGCAGGGCAGCAAGACCTTTCCCTCATTGGTCAGTATGTAGCTGGGGAGCAATGTGGCCGGTTTCCCTGGGAGGAGAGCATGCAGGAGGCGGCTGCTTCATCTCTTTAGTCAACAATGGCCTCTTTTCaacctggggagaagtgaccagtggggtcccacagggatctgtcctgggcccagtgctattccacatctttatcatAGAactgtacagttggaagagactgcaggggccacccagcccaaccccatcctgccatgcaggaactctctgtcaaagcatccccattgacagatggccatccagcctctgcttaaagacctccaaggaaggagactccactacactccaaggaaggagtgggttccactgtcaaacagcccttactctcaggaagtccctcctaatgttgagctggaatctcttttcctggagcttgcatccatttgggtcctagtctttggggcaacagaaaacaagcttgctccctcctcaatatgacatcccttcaagtatttaaacagggctatgaatgacttggatgacagaactggagTATACTcgtcaaatttacagatgacaccaaattaggaggaacaccccagaggacagggtcaagattcaaaatgacctgaaaagaTGAGAAAACTGAACTTCAagacggagaaatgtaaggtcctgcacttaggtagaaaaatgaaatgcacagatataggatgatgggggacacatgactgaatgaaactacatgtaaaaggtatgtaggagtccaagtagaccacaagttgaacatgagtcaacagtgtgatgtgacagctaaaaaggccaatgtgatcctagtctgcattaatagaaatatagtgtcacgatcgagggaagtaatagtgccactgtattctcctttggtcaagtctcacctggaataatcctgtgtccagttctgggcaccaccatttaaaaaggatgtggagaaactggagccttgtgtccaaaggaggccaactaaaatggtgaagggcctggaaaccatgaagcactataggagagactcagggagctgaggatatttagcctggagaagagaaggtcaagaggtgatatgagagccctgtttaaatacttgaagggatgtcatattgaggagagagcaagcttgttttctgctgctccagagaataggccctgaagcaatggatgcaagctccaggaaaagagattccatctcaacattaggaggaacttcctgagagtcagggctgttcgacggaGGATCACACTTCTTCCTTGgagcttcattattattattattattattattattattattattattattatttatatcccgcccctttgaggtcaatcggggcggctaacaataataaaatacaatacaatatatacaaaaacttccctctccccccccttaaaaagttattaaatcacttatgattaaaaccaacaaattaaacaacataacacacatacacaccgttacaaaacagacaaaaacaaaacagcaaactgtggcagcaatccactcaaatttccagagaggaccttagggactcccatgagaagagggttcctgagggtGGGATTAtctgtccaggaaaggcctgccggaagagatccgtcttgacagcctttttaaagctgtctaaagatgtcaattgacggatctcgtccggcaggtcattccataatctgggggtgacaacagaaaaagccctctgggaggtagccgaaagcctagatctttgaggctgcagcaaattcctcccagaggagcggagtgtgtggggaggattgtatgggagcaggcggtccctgagatagtttggacccaagccattttggtggagtctccttccttggaggtctttaaagcagaggctggatggccatctgtcagggatgctttgattgagagttcctgcaaggcagaagggggttggactggatggtccttctggtctcttccaactctatgattctgtgtttacAAGTCAGCTGAGTATTGCTGGGGACCAAGAAGAGACCCAGTGGCCAGAGAGGCAAAAGATCAGCTGATCTGCCAGTTTTTGAGCAGAGCAATCACCTGATGGCCGCACGttcttcctctgcttcctcctgGGTCATGCTGTCTCCTGTCATATAGATATACCATCAACCCTTTACCCTGGGCTATTAGCCAACAATCTAGCCACAAAGGGGTTGCCCACCCTCCAGAAATATGATTGCCAGTGCTGTTTTGGATCACGTCTTCATGGCTGAGAAAGAGCCCCGTTGTATCTCCCAGGGAGATAGGAtgggaggaaaagcagcagggccatagaccacccagtgggtttctagagGTAGTCTGGACTTGCAGGTGGATGGACCCTGAGTTACAGTCCCCCAGGAGAGGCTTACCAGGCATTTGCCCTGGGTCACTTGGGGGTATTCTTCTCCCTTGTGTTTCCATTCAGAAGGACATATGTGTTTTCATTTAAGGGTTTGCTTCACTCTGCTACTCTGCCATGAGAAGGCAGTTCACAGATGCACATGCAGAGTGGCAAATGTTCCTTGAAAGCAAAGGGAGAAACCCACCAGAATGGTCCATTAGTAAGCCTTGCCAGCAGCTCAGGCCTCCCTGGGATCTGGGCCCATCCCACACAACAGCAAGTCCTTCAGTCCCAATAACCGACTCAGCATGGCTTGGGGGCACTGGGGTCCTTCAGAGAAGTACTTGTAATGTGCCTGCTGCCAAGGCTGTACTTGACATGGAGGGGGATGGCCTGGGGGTCCCAAGATGGGGGGCTCCTCTCCCCTTGCAAACACACTCCTTTGCCAGACAGCTATGCCAGCTCAGTGGATGCTGAGGGCAAGGGGGGCAGAGCAGATGAGTGCCAGATGGCCCCTCGTGGTCCCATCCTGCCCCCCAACcgttttctctctcctctgtgcCAGCAAGGACAGCTACCTCTTCAATGCGGAAATGTGGGACATCTGCAAGGACCCCCCAAGGGTCATCTTGTTCAACGTGGTCCTCTTCTCTCTCATCCTGGGCGCTGGGCTGGCGGAGCTGGGCCTCTGCCTTGTCCAAATCTTCAATGGCCTCTTTGGCTGTGTCTGTGGGACCTGCCGCGAGGAGAAGACCCTGGTGAGACCCCCAAACAGACCCAAGTACAAGTGCCCTTGCCTGCTGCAGGACAGCCTGAGGGGGTTGCAGCCGTGGaaaacactccttccttggagagtggtggcgtctcctcctttggaggtctttaaacacaggctggataaccatctgccacagggagggcttggactGTGATTCCATGCAGATCGCCACAGAGCATCTGGGTCCTGGTGGGCAGAAGGAGCTGGACCTTTGAGCCTGTGCATTACTGGAGTGGgtggtgcctctgagcatgttcAGAGGGCAGGGAGGACCCCTCCCCCATCATCTGTGCCAGGCCTCcgaagagggggagagaggtgCCCCCTCCCCACACTGGCAATCTTCATGGGCTGGGCCCCTTCACCCCTTTCTCCCCAACTCCTGTGTCATCTTtggtttctgtctttcctccaggAAACCTACAACTAAGACTTGTGAAAGACTACTTCCTCCTCTGATACCTGCCGCTCTTGCAGGAGATCCCTCTGCCCTTTGCAGCTGGGAGGACCCCTACTCTCCATGGGCTCCTATGCCTGACCCCCATTGCCACTGCTCCCTTCCAGCTGCATATCAGCATGGAAGCCCTGCTGGCAATAAAATATCTCCCCAACCCTGagtgtggcttctttttccttctctgagtGCTCTTGGCCATGATTCATGCTTCCGCCACGCCTGATGATAAGAGACCCAAACTGAGCAACTGTTGGCAAGGGCTGCCTGGACTGCAGAGATCTTTTTGGCTCCTTCAGCCCTGGCAGGACTGGACGACACCAGCGGGATGGAAGTGAGGAGGCCTCTCCTCCTTGGTGGGTTGGAGGTGGATTGGGGCCGGGGTGGTGTGCTAGGGGTAGTCAAATGGCTTCCCCGGGGACAAATCCCTAGGCTCTGTTTTGGGGGTCTCTCCTTCTGCAAACCCTCCACTTCTTGCAGTCCCTGCAGTGTGGGCCTTGGCTTGCTTCCTGGGATCAGTGGGTTCCCCTTGGGGTGCGACCCTGTTCCTGGAGCCccttgggaggggaggggggaggtccTGCCACCTCAACATAAGGGAATGCAGAGTTGGATCCACTGACCCCTCCCTCCGTCTCGGTTAGCCCAGAGCCGGGCCCTTACCTAGAGCCTCCCCTGCCCCAGCAACCTCCACCATTTCCTGCTTCTGTCACCCCAAAAGTGCCATCCCTCTCCTACTGGGTGGCCGAAGGTCATCTCTTGCTGCCAGACCCAAAGAGGGCATTTCCTGGGCACCACTGAAATGCCTGTACTCCACCCAGGATATCCCTTCTTCTACCATGGGGTGCCTCTTTGGAGCAAGAAGGGTGTTGATTTGCCAAGCAACAGAGGAGGGTCTGGCTAATTTGGGGCAAGGGTGTCAACCAACACATATGAGGGAGCATGAGAGCTTATGAGCACACAAAGAGTGTCATCTTGTCACAGTTGTTGCACACTGTCACACGAGAGCCAGCTCAGATCCAGCATGTGATGTGCAGGTTGCCAAGTCACCCTGGCAGGAACTGAATAGTGACTGTGGCCCCAGTGCAGCCAGAGTGCCATCTCCTACAGGAGGGGGGCAGAGCTCCAAGGCATGGTCAGGGCTGTCCTGCCTCTGGGCAGAACTGAGTCTGGCCCCATAGCCAATAGCCCCCCCATGGGGTCTCTGGATGCTTCTGCT from Sceloporus undulatus isolate JIND9_A2432 ecotype Alabama chromosome 6, SceUnd_v1.1, whole genome shotgun sequence carries:
- the MBLAC1 gene encoding metallo-beta-lactamase domain-containing protein 1, translating into MCRASLPCYACARPSRERERERERERAVLERRRCAGLPVPAAGEQGGHFCACAEVRPGEAGLPLSPPERAGRRGARGPGGAPQKEGPRCAPVRWFQPRVQPASAADVMALGPPPSEAAPLLASLRPSPPPPLIPGSPYAVLVLQEGYSEELPDGSTRADGTVTLVLGPHLTLVDTGGPWGRERLLAGLAERGVSPGDIRHLVCTHGHSDHAGNLNLFPQAELIVGTDVCLPDGCYLPTGLRQGDPYPLHAGLLEVLPTPGHTQADVSLLVRGTALGDILVAGDLFECQGDEGLWQALSEDPARQAQSRTQALAIANIIVPGHGPPFWVSRKEPGRGGMAGDPSR
- the LOC121933968 gene encoding LOW QUALITY PROTEIN: transmembrane 4 L6 family member 5-like (The sequence of the model RefSeq protein was modified relative to this genomic sequence to represent the inferred CDS: deleted 1 base in 1 codon) codes for the protein MCTGACSRVVGAALWPFALLAIVANVLLAFPDWKTEYVHDFGQHLTPEVLYLGGLVGGGVMVLIPAIHIQATGSHGCCGNRCGMFLSVLLAAVGAVGATYAIVVSMLGLAHGPPCQYLQNGTHLDWGRPFEHSEEPLRGQFGKPERVASVALRATLQGSTAGQQDLSLIGGGWPGGPKMGGSSPLANTLLCQTAMPAQWMLRARGAEQMSARWPLVVPSCPPTVFSLLCASKDSYLFNAEMWDICKDPPRVILFNVVLFSLILGAGLAELGLCLVQIFNGLFGCVCGTCREEKTLETYN